The following coding sequences lie in one Methanopyrus sp. SNP6 genomic window:
- a CDS encoding radical SAM protein yields MAEVVLTMDRTLASNYRGGMFMGFSACVPKGIIPDWLYFSVFCPSVEYDGETGEVKEAPLGIRRIEAQLRREGYDVTVVHPDAVHKAIDEDTIAVGISEIDPQGMGPATTTFTSFSGKPAYMKVCFEDLMDRIRELKDRYEFGVFMGGPGAWQVAETFPRFGIDFLIMGEGEYVVGEVVRRIEEGDRGPEIVRGEPVAAEDIPTIVNPTTNGIVEVARGCGRGCKFCSPDMRELRSFPLSKILEDVDVNVRRGHEEILLHAEDVLRYKADGWRPNVEAVLELFSAVMDQPGVKRVSVSHVALSTVCQFDERLGEISEVAGVGELIPWMGAQVGVETGSPRLMAEHMPGKVAPYKVEEWPDVVEQAFGIMNDHGWVPCGTLILGLPGETEDDVMMTVELLDRLRDYKSFIVPLFFVPIGESRLSDHDFFTPKKLTEAHWEIILKCVDHDLKWLPELYEEYARANGHGPLVKLAIRALTWYGRRKIFKSALRWCSREIVEAVLG; encoded by the coding sequence TTGGCGGAAGTCGTGTTGACAATGGATCGTACGCTGGCCAGCAATTACCGCGGCGGCATGTTCATGGGGTTCAGTGCCTGCGTACCGAAGGGTATCATACCCGACTGGCTATACTTCTCGGTGTTCTGCCCAAGCGTCGAGTACGACGGGGAAACTGGGGAAGTTAAGGAAGCCCCCTTGGGTATACGGCGTATCGAGGCGCAGCTGCGTCGGGAAGGTTACGACGTGACCGTGGTCCACCCGGATGCCGTTCACAAAGCCATCGACGAGGACACCATCGCGGTCGGAATTTCCGAGATAGATCCCCAGGGGATGGGTCCGGCTACGACGACTTTCACGTCCTTCTCCGGTAAGCCGGCGTACATGAAGGTGTGCTTCGAGGACCTCATGGATAGAATCCGCGAGCTAAAGGATCGCTACGAGTTCGGAGTGTTCATGGGAGGACCGGGCGCTTGGCAGGTCGCCGAGACGTTCCCACGCTTCGGAATCGACTTCCTGATAATGGGTGAAGGGGAGTACGTGGTCGGAGAGGTCGTACGCAGGATTGAGGAGGGGGACCGCGGTCCCGAGATCGTCCGCGGCGAGCCGGTAGCGGCGGAGGATATACCAACCATTGTCAACCCTACTACCAACGGAATCGTCGAGGTGGCCCGTGGCTGCGGTCGCGGATGCAAGTTCTGCAGTCCGGACATGCGCGAGCTCAGGAGTTTCCCACTAAGTAAGATCCTGGAAGACGTCGACGTTAACGTACGCAGAGGCCATGAGGAGATATTACTCCACGCGGAGGACGTATTGCGATACAAGGCGGACGGGTGGCGGCCGAACGTCGAAGCGGTGCTGGAGCTGTTTTCGGCCGTAATGGATCAACCGGGAGTTAAACGCGTCAGCGTTAGTCACGTAGCACTTTCGACTGTCTGTCAGTTCGACGAGAGGCTAGGGGAAATCTCGGAGGTGGCGGGTGTGGGTGAGCTCATACCCTGGATGGGAGCACAAGTAGGTGTGGAAACAGGCAGTCCGAGGTTGATGGCCGAGCACATGCCTGGGAAGGTGGCCCCATACAAGGTGGAGGAGTGGCCAGACGTCGTCGAGCAAGCGTTCGGGATCATGAACGATCATGGTTGGGTGCCTTGCGGAACCCTCATCTTGGGACTACCGGGTGAGACCGAGGACGACGTCATGATGACAGTCGAACTCTTGGACCGATTGCGGGATTACAAGAGCTTCATCGTGCCGCTGTTTTTCGTGCCGATCGGCGAATCCAGACTGAGCGATCACGATTTCTTCACCCCGAAAAAACTCACCGAGGCGCACTGGGAGATCATCTTGAAGTGCGTCGACCACGACCTGAAGTGGTTGCCGGAGCTATACGAGGAATACGCTCGAGCCAACGGACACGGGCCACTGGTGAAGTTGGCGATCCGAGCGCTGACGTGGTACGGACGTCGGAAGATCTTCAAATCTGCCCTCAGGTGGTGCTCGAGAGAAATCGTGGAGGCGGTGTTAGGGTAG
- a CDS encoding winged helix-turn-helix domain-containing protein: MECRVKVFICADGRPVMGPGRYALLKAISEEGTVKKAAERLGWSYGYARRSIEALERAFGRKVVRTERGGPEGGRASLTDFGRKLVEEYERAVKEVREKDLKPIL; this comes from the coding sequence ATGGAGTGTCGTGTGAAAGTGTTCATCTGCGCGGACGGACGACCCGTGATGGGTCCAGGCCGGTACGCACTGCTGAAGGCAATTTCCGAGGAGGGAACTGTCAAAAAAGCGGCGGAGCGGCTGGGCTGGTCGTACGGGTACGCCAGGAGGAGCATCGAGGCCCTCGAGAGGGCGTTCGGTCGCAAAGTCGTCAGAACTGAGAGGGGAGGACCCGAGGGCGGCCGGGCTTCACTCACGGACTTCGGCCGTAAGTTGGTCGAGGAGTACGAGCGGGCCGTAAAGGAGGTCCGTGAGAAGGACCTCAAGCCGATTCTCTGA
- a CDS encoding metallophosphoesterase has product MNAKIVHISDLHISPYRKSWNPKIFYHGIDQVNEIGPDVVIVTGDLTDNGVVREYEEASLLLEKIEAPVVPVPGNHDARNLGWMIFEDVFGDRYRVERISADLYVVGLDSSEPDVDYGQLGRERQEWLEKILGRIPDSACKCVAMHHHLLPVPGAGRERNVLVDAGEMINLCIKYGVDLVLCGHRHVPFAAKVEDTVVVNAGTFSATKLRGYSRNSFNVIEFSEDAVIVNLYEITTERKLELARYKPVVEGGEYRLMRVKGISDILRESA; this is encoded by the coding sequence TTGAACGCCAAGATCGTTCACATTTCCGACCTCCACATTTCACCGTACCGAAAGAGCTGGAACCCCAAGATTTTCTATCATGGTATCGATCAAGTTAACGAGATCGGACCTGATGTGGTCATTGTCACCGGTGATCTCACCGACAACGGGGTAGTCCGCGAGTACGAGGAGGCGTCCTTGCTGCTTGAAAAGATAGAAGCACCAGTGGTCCCCGTCCCTGGCAACCACGACGCGAGAAACCTCGGATGGATGATCTTCGAAGACGTGTTCGGAGACCGATACAGGGTCGAGCGTATCTCGGCCGATCTTTACGTGGTAGGGTTGGACTCGTCGGAGCCGGACGTCGATTACGGCCAGCTCGGAAGAGAACGACAGGAATGGTTGGAAAAGATCCTTGGACGCATTCCGGACAGCGCTTGCAAGTGCGTCGCGATGCACCATCACTTGCTCCCTGTACCGGGTGCGGGTAGGGAGAGGAACGTGCTCGTGGATGCCGGCGAGATGATCAACCTCTGTATCAAGTACGGTGTTGACCTAGTCCTGTGTGGTCACCGACACGTGCCGTTCGCGGCGAAGGTGGAGGATACCGTGGTGGTGAACGCAGGCACGTTCTCGGCTACCAAGCTCCGTGGGTACAGCAGGAACTCTTTCAACGTGATCGAGTTCTCGGAGGACGCCGTCATCGTCAACCTGTACGAAATAACGACGGAGCGCAAACTGGAGCTAGCCCGATACAAACCGGTGGTCGAGGGAGGAGAGTACCGCCTAATGCGCGTTAAGGGAATATCGGACATCCTCAGAGAATCGGCTTGA
- a CDS encoding methanogenesis marker 9 domain-containing protein, which yields MNAVKEGWPDAPSHVCRGGPPEALAFCCPPVKPCPIFHALDEADLDPEEYVRRKKEFAKKTPLGSGKNTCFGGLVWCCKITKPCPLRDSTLQRIGMSPEEYMWWKKKLSEYLLGKKDLEEILRETKESEPDDKTVEAVAEAAGVSEEEARRALEEADGDPVRAVKLLKSWGKGD from the coding sequence ATGAACGCTGTTAAGGAAGGTTGGCCAGACGCCCCGTCGCACGTGTGTCGTGGAGGACCCCCGGAAGCGCTCGCCTTCTGCTGCCCACCCGTAAAACCTTGTCCGATCTTTCACGCGTTAGACGAGGCGGACCTAGATCCAGAGGAATACGTACGGAGGAAAAAGGAATTCGCGAAGAAGACCCCGCTGGGTTCTGGGAAGAACACGTGCTTCGGTGGTTTAGTATGGTGTTGCAAGATCACCAAGCCGTGTCCGTTGCGGGACTCGACGCTGCAGCGCATCGGAATGAGTCCTGAGGAGTACATGTGGTGGAAGAAGAAGCTGTCGGAGTACCTCCTTGGAAAGAAGGATCTGGAGGAAATCCTACGGGAGACCAAGGAATCCGAGCCGGATGACAAGACCGTCGAGGCTGTGGCGGAGGCTGCCGGAGTATCGGAAGAAGAGGCGAGACGTGCGTTGGAGGAGGCGGACGGAGACCCGGTGAGAGCCGTGAAGCTGTTGAAGTCATGGGGCAAGGGTGATTGA
- the atwA gene encoding methyl coenzyme M reductase system, component A2 produces MSWVIHVEDLVKELEDFRLEIPELEIEEGEVLGVLGESGAGKSVFIHALKGLDDYEPDEGSILYRVGMCPECGWVERPEFIGEPCPKCEKGELEEEVVDLWGLSDTERRRFRKRIAIMFQRTFALYEEQTVLENVMEALEESGYSGEEAVQRAVDLIEMVQLEHRITHLARDLSGGEKQRVVLIRQLAKKPIVFLADEPTGTLDPETADIVHKALREGVKEEGITMVITSHWPEVIEDISDKVVWLEDGCVKEVGKPSEVVSKYLELVEEVEREEVEVGEDIIRVRDAKKYYYSIERGVVKAVDGVSLDVKEAEIYGIVGRSGAGKTTLAKILAGVLEPTDGEVYVRVGDDWVDMTDRRERGRAKRYIGMLHQQYTLYPHRTVLENLTKAIGIELPDELARMKAVHVLKAVGFDEKKAGNILDKYPDQLSEGERHRVALAQVLIREPRILILDEPTGTMDPITMRKVAKSILNARKEMNQTFVIVSHDMDFVLMVCDRASLMRDGKFVKTGDPEEIIRELTPEEREEMIRQE; encoded by the coding sequence GTGTCGTGGGTAATCCACGTGGAGGACTTAGTCAAGGAGCTCGAGGATTTCCGCTTAGAGATCCCGGAGCTCGAGATCGAGGAAGGCGAAGTCCTCGGAGTCCTCGGAGAAAGCGGCGCAGGTAAGTCCGTCTTCATCCACGCGCTGAAGGGATTGGACGACTACGAGCCCGACGAAGGAAGCATTCTCTACAGGGTGGGAATGTGCCCAGAATGCGGCTGGGTAGAGCGTCCGGAGTTCATCGGTGAGCCATGTCCTAAGTGTGAGAAGGGAGAACTGGAGGAGGAAGTTGTCGACCTGTGGGGACTCTCGGACACGGAGCGCCGTAGATTCCGTAAAAGAATCGCCATCATGTTCCAGCGAACCTTCGCCCTGTACGAGGAGCAAACTGTCCTCGAGAACGTCATGGAGGCGCTCGAAGAGTCGGGCTACTCGGGAGAGGAAGCCGTACAGCGTGCGGTGGATCTCATCGAGATGGTACAACTCGAGCACCGCATCACGCACCTAGCGCGAGATTTGAGCGGTGGCGAGAAGCAGCGTGTGGTGTTGATTCGGCAGTTGGCAAAGAAGCCGATCGTGTTCCTGGCTGATGAACCTACCGGTACCTTAGACCCGGAGACCGCGGACATCGTGCACAAGGCTCTCCGTGAAGGTGTGAAGGAAGAGGGCATCACCATGGTGATCACGTCCCACTGGCCCGAGGTTATCGAAGACATCTCCGATAAGGTCGTGTGGCTGGAGGACGGGTGTGTGAAGGAGGTGGGTAAACCCTCCGAGGTCGTCAGCAAGTACCTGGAGCTCGTGGAAGAGGTTGAGCGGGAAGAGGTGGAGGTCGGAGAGGACATCATCCGAGTTAGGGACGCCAAGAAGTACTACTACTCGATCGAGCGTGGTGTCGTGAAGGCCGTGGACGGAGTCTCACTGGACGTGAAGGAGGCCGAGATCTACGGGATCGTCGGAAGGAGCGGAGCAGGCAAGACCACGCTGGCGAAGATCCTCGCGGGTGTGCTGGAGCCGACCGACGGCGAGGTGTACGTGCGGGTGGGTGACGACTGGGTTGACATGACCGACCGTCGTGAACGGGGTCGAGCGAAACGGTACATCGGGATGCTGCACCAGCAGTATACGCTCTATCCACACCGCACCGTGCTGGAGAACCTTACTAAGGCCATCGGTATCGAGCTGCCGGACGAGCTCGCCAGGATGAAGGCCGTTCACGTCCTGAAGGCGGTCGGGTTCGACGAGAAGAAGGCTGGTAACATCTTGGACAAGTACCCGGATCAGCTCTCAGAAGGCGAGAGGCACCGAGTGGCACTAGCTCAGGTACTCATCAGGGAACCACGTATACTAATCCTCGACGAGCCGACGGGTACCATGGACCCGATCACTATGCGCAAGGTCGCGAAATCGATTTTGAACGCCAGGAAGGAGATGAACCAGACGTTCGTGATAGTCTCGCACGACATGGACTTCGTTCTCATGGTTTGCGACCGTGCTTCACTGATGCGGGATGGAAAATTCGTTAAAACCGGAGATCCAGAGGAGATCATCCGCGAACTGACACCCGAAGAGCGGGAGGAAATGATTCGACAGGAGTGA
- a CDS encoding RNA 2'-phosphotransferase has protein sequence MKPVRVCPECGKYTERYTCERCGRRTEEFLDGRRRLALSKLLSGILRHFPEEVKVKLDEEGFTDCDVHELAERIKKYWKNREYYRWLTGEHIIAVVETCPKGRFEIDEHGRIRARYGHSKRLNVRPTLPEAENVKGLYHGTARENLESILQHGIKPMGRRAVHLTDDEREALITALRHTRNPVILVIDTERLRRHGLVPRKAGKSVYVVEGTIPPDCITRVIRNPKEVRRE, from the coding sequence TTGAAACCCGTCCGGGTGTGCCCGGAGTGCGGCAAGTACACGGAAAGATACACGTGCGAGCGGTGTGGTCGGCGCACCGAGGAGTTTTTGGACGGGCGGCGAAGGCTCGCGCTCAGCAAACTCCTCTCGGGTATCCTCCGGCACTTTCCTGAGGAGGTGAAGGTGAAACTCGACGAGGAGGGTTTCACGGACTGCGACGTACACGAGCTGGCGGAGCGGATCAAGAAGTACTGGAAGAACCGCGAGTACTATCGCTGGCTCACTGGAGAGCACATCATCGCGGTCGTGGAGACCTGCCCCAAGGGCCGGTTCGAGATCGACGAACATGGCCGTATTCGGGCTAGGTACGGTCACTCGAAGCGTCTCAACGTCAGGCCGACGCTCCCCGAAGCCGAGAACGTTAAGGGACTGTACCACGGCACGGCGCGTGAGAACCTAGAGTCCATACTTCAGCACGGGATCAAGCCGATGGGTAGACGTGCGGTGCACTTGACGGACGACGAGCGTGAGGCCCTGATCACGGCGCTCCGTCACACCCGAAACCCGGTGATACTCGTCATTGACACGGAGCGACTAAGACGGCATGGGTTGGTTCCCAGGAAAGCTGGTAAGAGCGTCTACGTGGTGGAAGGCACGATACCTCCGGACTGCATCACTCGCGTGATCCGGAACCCCAAGGAGGTCCGCCGAGAGTGA
- a CDS encoding endonuclease V yields the protein MKSTEWFEADTEKERVEIQRKVAREVRLEPLDDVDAVAGVDVSYRGEEYKAAAVVLDPETYEVVDRRVVQGTTSVPYEPGFLAFREGPPALKALEGLDFDLLFVHGHGIAHPRRAGLASHLGVALNVPTIGVARRPLVGRSKEEPRRVGDTAPLVHRREVVGYLVRTDAEARPVVVSPGHRCNLEDAVRWTLRLTRVGKWPEPLRLADLLSRA from the coding sequence GTGAAAAGCACTGAATGGTTCGAGGCCGACACCGAGAAGGAGCGCGTAGAAATTCAGCGGAAAGTAGCCCGTGAAGTCCGACTGGAACCGCTCGACGACGTGGACGCCGTCGCCGGGGTGGACGTCTCTTACCGTGGTGAAGAGTACAAGGCCGCCGCGGTGGTTTTGGACCCCGAAACCTACGAAGTGGTTGACCGTCGGGTGGTCCAAGGGACTACGAGCGTCCCATACGAGCCCGGGTTCCTCGCGTTCCGCGAGGGTCCGCCCGCCCTGAAGGCCCTCGAAGGCCTGGACTTCGATCTGTTGTTCGTCCACGGTCACGGCATAGCCCATCCCAGGCGTGCCGGTCTCGCTTCCCACCTCGGGGTAGCCCTAAACGTCCCGACGATAGGGGTAGCGCGACGTCCGCTCGTGGGTAGGTCGAAGGAGGAACCAAGAAGGGTGGGAGATACCGCACCTCTCGTACATAGAAGGGAGGTAGTCGGCTACCTCGTACGAACCGACGCCGAAGCCCGACCCGTAGTAGTGAGCCCTGGTCATCGGTGTAACCTCGAGGACGCCGTGAGATGGACGTTACGCCTCACCCGAGTAGGAAAGTGGCCAGAGCCGCTGCGTCTGGCTGATCTGCTCTCACGTGCGTAG
- a CDS encoding helix-hairpin-helix domain-containing protein: MKVVALVYDAEFVGSEREFEEERETFLKGVKAYDGVLATRYLIERSPSAKDDEELLELHQNFILLTGSYACSIDPTEDRYQNVIVRGVNFDERVQRLSTGGSPARYAIVYRRGWKAIAKALNIDEEDVPAIEVRAVKRNPLQPALYRILVRYGRVDLMPITVDEVPPEMAGEFERLIERYDVPINEKEERILEILRENPWTPHDEIARRLGLSVSEVEGEKDPESSGIYSLWSRVVVNIEYDERTAERHVKRRDRILEELYERLEELSERYLRRPLTRRWIVEHKRDIMRRYLEQRIVECALKLQDRYGIREDAALCLARTFDGSISMISTTPYRTLKDVCPDLTLEEAKSINRTLATLIDEHGLSPDAADELIENFESIAGILATDLKEIDQMHEEGRLSEEAYRAAVEIQLAELTKKGGVGRKTAERLLRAFGNPERVKQLAREFEIEKLASVEGVGERVLRSLVPGYASLISIRGIDRERAERLLKKYGGYSKVREAGVEELREDGLTDAQIRELKGLKTLESVVGDLEKADELKRKYGSASAVRSLPVEELRELGFSDDEIAEIKGVPKKLREAFDLETAAELYEQYGSLKEIGRRLSYDDLLELGATPKAAAEIKGPEFKFLLNIEGVGPELAERILEAVDYDLERLASMNPEELEEKVKGLGEELAERVVYAARERVESRRKSGRQERSEEEWKEWLERKVGEGRSRRLIEYFGSAGEVGKLAENAEVSKLLEVPGIGDEAVARLVPGYKTLRDAGLTPVEAERVLKRYGSVSKVQEEATPDELRELGLSDAKIARILGLRSLVNKGLDVDTAYELKRRYGSVSAVRKAPVKALRELGLSDRKIARIKSIPETMLQVRGMSVEKAERLLERFDTWTKVKEAPVSELVKVPGVGLSLVKEIKAQADPAWKALLDVKGVSPELADRLVEEFGSPYRVLTAKKSDLMKVDGVGPKLAKRIRTAGKRYVEERRSRRERIRRKLRG, from the coding sequence GTGAAGGTCGTGGCTCTGGTGTACGACGCTGAGTTCGTGGGCTCGGAGCGAGAGTTCGAGGAAGAACGCGAGACGTTCCTCAAAGGTGTCAAGGCTTACGACGGCGTTCTGGCCACCCGTTACTTGATAGAGAGGTCTCCTAGCGCAAAGGACGACGAGGAGCTGTTAGAGCTTCACCAGAATTTCATCCTTCTCACGGGATCGTACGCCTGCTCGATAGATCCGACAGAAGATAGGTATCAAAACGTCATAGTTCGTGGTGTTAACTTCGATGAACGAGTTCAACGCCTGTCCACGGGCGGTTCACCGGCTCGCTACGCGATCGTGTACAGGCGTGGCTGGAAGGCGATCGCCAAGGCCTTGAATATCGACGAGGAAGACGTTCCTGCCATAGAGGTGCGTGCTGTGAAACGCAACCCACTCCAGCCGGCATTGTACCGGATCCTGGTACGATACGGGCGCGTCGACCTAATGCCCATAACCGTGGACGAGGTGCCACCTGAGATGGCCGGCGAGTTCGAGCGACTGATCGAACGGTACGACGTCCCGATCAACGAGAAGGAGGAGCGCATACTCGAGATCCTCAGGGAGAACCCATGGACCCCACACGACGAAATCGCGAGACGGCTCGGGCTCTCGGTTTCGGAAGTCGAGGGTGAGAAGGATCCGGAGAGCAGCGGTATCTACAGCCTGTGGTCTCGAGTCGTCGTGAACATCGAGTACGACGAGCGTACGGCCGAGCGACACGTTAAGCGCCGGGATCGAATTCTCGAAGAACTATACGAGCGCCTGGAGGAGCTCTCGGAGAGGTACTTACGTCGTCCGTTGACTAGACGGTGGATCGTCGAACATAAGCGCGACATCATGAGAAGGTACCTCGAGCAGCGGATCGTCGAGTGTGCGCTCAAGCTCCAGGACCGTTACGGGATCCGTGAGGATGCGGCACTGTGTCTCGCAAGGACTTTCGACGGGTCCATCTCAATGATCTCTACCACTCCGTACCGGACGCTCAAGGACGTGTGCCCCGACCTGACACTCGAGGAGGCCAAGTCCATCAACCGCACCCTGGCGACACTGATCGACGAGCACGGTCTCAGCCCCGACGCCGCGGACGAGCTCATCGAGAACTTCGAATCGATCGCCGGTATTTTGGCTACCGACTTGAAGGAGATAGATCAAATGCACGAGGAAGGAAGGCTATCCGAGGAGGCTTACCGGGCCGCCGTCGAGATACAGCTGGCAGAGCTCACGAAGAAGGGAGGTGTGGGTAGGAAGACTGCGGAGCGTCTCTTACGCGCCTTCGGAAACCCCGAACGCGTCAAGCAGCTGGCCCGCGAGTTCGAGATCGAGAAGCTAGCCTCGGTGGAAGGGGTCGGCGAGCGCGTCCTACGCAGTCTCGTCCCGGGGTACGCTTCGCTGATCTCAATCCGTGGCATCGACCGGGAGCGGGCGGAGCGTCTGCTCAAGAAGTACGGCGGCTACTCCAAGGTCCGTGAGGCCGGCGTCGAAGAGTTGCGCGAGGACGGCCTCACCGACGCCCAAATCCGGGAGCTCAAGGGTCTAAAGACCCTCGAGAGCGTAGTAGGGGATTTAGAAAAGGCCGACGAACTAAAGCGGAAGTACGGATCCGCGTCCGCGGTTCGAAGTCTACCCGTAGAGGAGCTGCGCGAACTCGGGTTCTCCGACGACGAAATCGCCGAGATTAAAGGAGTACCTAAGAAGCTCCGGGAGGCCTTCGACCTCGAGACCGCCGCGGAACTCTACGAGCAGTACGGTTCGCTGAAGGAGATCGGTCGTCGATTATCTTACGACGATCTACTCGAGCTCGGTGCGACTCCGAAGGCCGCAGCTGAGATCAAGGGACCGGAGTTCAAGTTCCTCTTGAACATCGAAGGGGTCGGACCGGAACTCGCCGAGCGGATACTCGAGGCAGTGGATTACGACCTCGAGCGATTGGCTTCCATGAATCCAGAGGAACTCGAGGAGAAAGTGAAAGGACTGGGTGAAGAACTCGCGGAACGCGTCGTGTACGCCGCTAGGGAGCGCGTAGAAAGTCGCAGAAAGTCCGGCCGCCAGGAGCGATCGGAGGAAGAATGGAAGGAGTGGCTCGAGCGTAAGGTCGGTGAGGGGAGATCTCGCCGGCTGATCGAGTATTTCGGATCCGCGGGTGAGGTAGGAAAACTGGCCGAGAACGCCGAAGTATCGAAGCTGCTGGAGGTCCCTGGTATAGGCGACGAGGCCGTCGCCAGGCTCGTACCGGGTTATAAGACCCTACGAGACGCCGGTCTCACACCGGTTGAAGCGGAGCGCGTGCTGAAACGGTACGGGTCGGTCTCCAAAGTCCAAGAAGAAGCCACTCCGGACGAGTTACGCGAACTCGGCCTCAGCGACGCCAAGATCGCGAGGATCCTGGGCCTGCGTAGCCTGGTGAATAAGGGCCTGGACGTGGACACCGCGTACGAGCTCAAGCGTAGATACGGTTCCGTCTCCGCCGTACGGAAGGCACCGGTGAAAGCACTGCGCGAGCTCGGCCTCTCCGATCGTAAGATCGCGCGTATCAAGAGTATCCCGGAAACTATGCTCCAGGTACGAGGGATGAGTGTGGAGAAAGCGGAGCGGCTACTGGAGCGTTTCGATACCTGGACTAAGGTGAAGGAAGCACCCGTATCGGAGTTGGTGAAAGTTCCGGGCGTCGGATTGAGTTTGGTCAAGGAGATCAAGGCTCAAGCGGACCCGGCCTGGAAGGCACTCTTAGACGTCAAAGGGGTCAGTCCGGAGCTGGCCGACCGACTCGTCGAGGAATTCGGCAGCCCCTACCGGGTGCTGACGGCCAAAAAATCCGACCTGATGAAGGTCGACGGAGTCGGGCCGAAGCTCGCCAAGCGAATCCGGACCGCGGGCAAACGATACGTGGAGGAGCGTAGGTCGAGGAGGGAGAGGATCAGGAGGAAGCTCCGAGGATGA
- a CDS encoding aminotransferase class V-fold PLP-dependent enzyme produces MLAPEAERKAIVPFLVDGVDHAEVGKKLSERKICVRTGRHCASLVFEKLGLDGCVRASVAFYNDIEEAEMFLSAMEDITRGS; encoded by the coding sequence ATTCTAGCACCCGAGGCGGAGAGGAAGGCCATCGTCCCGTTCCTCGTCGACGGCGTGGATCACGCAGAGGTAGGCAAAAAGCTCAGTGAGCGGAAAATCTGTGTGCGAACGGGGAGGCACTGTGCGAGCTTGGTGTTCGAGAAGCTCGGGCTCGACGGTTGTGTTCGGGCCTCGGTGGCGTTCTACAACGACATCGAGGAAGCGGAGATGTTCCTGTCGGCTATGGAGGACATAACACGCGGGTCGTGA
- a CDS encoding aminotransferase class V-fold PLP-dependent enzyme, translating to MGLDEIVNGFPLKEEWVYLDNAATSLKHERVIRAMERALREFGVNVGRGAHPPGERATEEFERARDIVASFLGVEPECLAFTLNTTHSIHYVLASIRWEKGDVVVTTALEHHSNLVPWLKFSETFGFEVEVVGFNRENGEIDMTELETVVDDDTRLIAITHESNALGSLQPVDEILELAEEFGAYVLLDAAQSLGHMDHDWSRYHFIAAPGHKGLLGPHGTGILYVREDVMEELELRL from the coding sequence TTGGGTCTGGATGAAATCGTGAACGGGTTTCCACTCAAGGAGGAATGGGTGTACCTCGACAACGCTGCCACGTCGCTGAAGCATGAACGTGTTATAAGAGCCATGGAAAGAGCCTTACGGGAGTTCGGCGTGAACGTGGGTCGCGGGGCGCATCCCCCGGGCGAGCGTGCCACCGAGGAGTTCGAGCGCGCTAGGGATATCGTCGCCTCGTTCCTCGGAGTTGAGCCGGAGTGTCTCGCCTTCACGCTGAATACGACCCACTCGATCCATTACGTGCTAGCTTCGATCCGATGGGAGAAAGGCGATGTCGTCGTTACCACGGCCCTCGAGCACCACTCGAACCTGGTGCCGTGGCTGAAGTTCTCCGAGACGTTCGGGTTCGAAGTCGAGGTGGTAGGGTTCAACCGGGAAAACGGTGAAATTGACATGACCGAGCTGGAGACCGTGGTCGACGACGACACACGTCTGATCGCCATAACTCACGAGAGCAACGCTCTGGGTTCGTTGCAGCCCGTGGACGAGATCTTAGAGCTCGCCGAAGAGTTCGGCGCGTACGTGCTGCTCGACGCGGCCCAGTCGTTGGGCCACATGGATCACGATTGGTCGAGGTATCACTTCATAGCGGCACCCGGCCATAAGGGCCTCCTGGGACCTCATGGTACTGGAATCCTTTACGTTCGAGAGGACGTGATGGAGGAGCTGGAGCTACGGCTCTAG